The following are encoded in a window of Candidatus Aminicenantes bacterium genomic DNA:
- a CDS encoding class I SAM-dependent methyltransferase, with amino-acid sequence MIRLDPQGHGKIRVAREKTGHKGNRVEFMVMNAEELAFADDRFDLVVGSGVLHHLNIERAYPELSRVCAPHGHLVFCEPLGHNPFIKLYRKLTPNIRTRDEHPLTVREIRLLDGFFHEVKTEFFSLLTLSAIPFRKMFFFEGMWRILAWADKAICRIPFIRRYSWMVLIHARDPRTTKTEKTE; translated from the coding sequence TTGATTCGTCTCGACCCGCAGGGTCACGGTAAGATTCGAGTCGCCAGAGAAAAGACGGGGCACAAAGGGAATCGTGTGGAATTCATGGTCATGAACGCCGAGGAGCTGGCGTTTGCGGACGACCGCTTTGATCTCGTGGTGGGCTCCGGTGTCCTCCATCACCTCAATATCGAGCGGGCCTACCCGGAATTGTCCCGGGTTTGCGCCCCCCACGGCCACCTGGTATTCTGCGAACCCCTGGGCCACAATCCTTTCATCAAGTTGTACAGAAAGCTTACTCCGAATATCCGTACCCGGGATGAGCATCCGTTGACGGTTCGCGAAATCAGGTTGTTGGATGGTTTTTTTCACGAAGTCAAAACCGAATTTTTTTCTTTGCTGACCCTGTCGGCGATTCCTTTTCGTAAGATGTTTTTCTTTGAAGGGATGTGGAGAATACTTGCCTGGGCGGACAAAGCGATATGCCGGATCCCCTTTATCAGGAGATACTCGTGGATGGTGCTTATTCATGCCCGGGATCCGCGCACGACAAAAACAGAGAAAACGGAGTGA